Proteins from a single region of Candidatus Binatia bacterium:
- a CDS encoding multicopper oxidase domain-containing protein: MQQLRRRRWGALFAFALLVGAAVPAVASADADQTAASANSTSLGLQPLSGPIPQATPAPGESSVFQRSDGAYQALPSTRGPVKTFHVVERAAPWTLKPGLTVMANTYNGVVPGPALVVRQGDTLVLDYTNDGTTPDSIHMHGVHDIPVSMDGVGGISQPLVPPGGHFVYRFVADEPGTFIYHTHDDEAMLDSGLYGAIIVEPAVPRPVERGLAHDFLEMISSWQIQSGAENHFTLNGKEYPATRELDVRAGERFRIRWVNISGEEFHTMHTHGHYQQIVARDASPVDYRDVEDTVLVAPGQRVDVVVDANAKPGTWLIHCHVMDHIEDASGMPAGLITAIHYAGTPNTLTAMYHAMAPAAGATTRALSFGMTVLLGAIAGFTIFLGLPIARARRLSQETIALLNALAIGILLYLVVEIAQNAIAPISRGLDAWHASTGAFPAGLIAVFVAGLLIGLVGLGSAATHLTRQAAAHAENPIVLAAIIAIGIGAHNFGEGLAIGASAAAGATAVALALIVGFGLHNATEGFGVAAPLVGRVVPTWAQIGLAGLIAGGPTFVGTIVGYSFYSPTLSVLFLAIAVGALIFVIGELWSVLRRTGLSASVTATMCAGFLIALATELFLDMNGG; the protein is encoded by the coding sequence ATGCAGCAGCTCCGCCGCCGGCGCTGGGGCGCCCTGTTTGCCTTCGCGCTGCTCGTCGGGGCGGCTGTTCCCGCAGTTGCCTCGGCCGACGCCGATCAGACTGCGGCCTCAGCGAACTCGACGTCGCTCGGGCTGCAGCCGCTGAGCGGGCCGATTCCACAGGCGACGCCGGCGCCCGGGGAGTCGTCGGTCTTCCAGCGTTCGGACGGCGCGTATCAGGCGCTTCCGTCGACGCGAGGCCCCGTCAAGACCTTTCACGTCGTCGAGCGCGCAGCCCCCTGGACGCTCAAGCCTGGTCTGACCGTCATGGCGAACACGTACAACGGCGTTGTTCCGGGACCCGCGCTCGTCGTGCGGCAGGGCGATACGCTCGTGCTCGACTACACGAACGACGGCACGACGCCCGACTCGATTCACATGCACGGCGTGCACGACATTCCGGTGAGCATGGATGGCGTCGGCGGCATCTCGCAGCCGCTCGTGCCGCCGGGCGGCCACTTTGTCTATCGTTTCGTCGCCGATGAGCCCGGGACGTTCATCTACCACACGCACGACGACGAGGCGATGCTGGACTCGGGACTCTACGGAGCGATCATCGTCGAGCCCGCAGTCCCGCGGCCGGTCGAGCGCGGCCTCGCGCACGACTTTCTAGAGATGATCTCGTCATGGCAGATCCAGAGCGGCGCGGAAAATCACTTCACGCTCAACGGCAAGGAGTATCCGGCAACCCGCGAGCTCGACGTGCGCGCCGGCGAGCGTTTTCGCATCCGGTGGGTCAACATCTCAGGCGAAGAGTTCCATACGATGCACACGCACGGTCACTATCAGCAGATCGTCGCGCGCGATGCGTCTCCGGTCGACTACCGCGACGTCGAGGACACGGTGCTGGTAGCGCCGGGCCAGCGCGTCGACGTCGTTGTCGACGCCAACGCGAAGCCCGGCACGTGGCTGATTCACTGTCATGTCATGGACCACATCGAAGACGCGAGCGGCATGCCGGCTGGCCTCATCACCGCGATCCACTACGCCGGCACGCCCAACACCCTGACCGCGATGTACCATGCGATGGCGCCTGCGGCCGGAGCGACGACGCGCGCGCTGAGCTTCGGCATGACGGTGCTGCTCGGGGCGATCGCGGGCTTCACGATCTTCCTGGGCCTGCCGATCGCGCGAGCGCGGCGGCTCTCGCAGGAGACCATCGCGCTGCTCAACGCGCTAGCCATCGGCATCCTGCTCTACCTGGTCGTCGAGATCGCACAGAACGCGATCGCGCCCATCTCACGAGGCCTCGATGCGTGGCACGCCTCGACGGGCGCCTTCCCGGCGGGGCTCATCGCGGTGTTCGTCGCCGGCTTGCTGATCGGCTTGGTCGGCCTCGGGAGCGCGGCGACGCACCTCACCCGGCAGGCGGCGGCGCACGCCGAGAATCCGATCGTGCTGGCCGCAATCATCGCGATCGGGATCGGCGCGCACAACTTTGGCGAGGGACTTGCAATCGGCGCATCGGCCGCGGCCGGCGCGACCGCCGTCGCACTCGCGCTGATCGTCGGCTTCGGGCTGCACAACGCGACGGAGGGCTTCGGCGTCGCGGCGCCGCTCGTCGGGCGCGTCGTCCCGACGTGGGCGCAGATCGGCCTTGCCGGCCTCATCGCCGGCGGGCCGACGTTCGTCGGGACGATCGTCGGTTACAGCTTCTACTCGCCGACGCTCTCGGTGCTGTTCCTCGCGATCGCCGTTGGTGCGCTCATCTTCGTGATCGGCGAGTTGTGGAGCGTGTTGCGGCGAACCGGCCTCTCGGCGTCCGTAACGGCGACGATGTGCGCGGGGTTCTTGATCGCGCTCGCCACGGAGCTCTTTCTCGACATGAACGGAGGATAG
- a CDS encoding DUF962 domain-containing protein produces the protein MTFAEFYPEYLAAHQDRRTKLVHAAGLLSGLAVGLTGIALRRPALMLGGLALGYLPAFASHWVFEKNQPKTLEHPALSFCGDFVMVYQLLTGKIEQTGD, from the coding sequence ATGACGTTCGCGGAATTTTATCCGGAGTATCTCGCGGCGCATCAGGACCGCCGCACGAAGCTCGTGCACGCGGCGGGTCTGCTGAGCGGCCTCGCGGTCGGCCTAACCGGCATCGCGCTGCGACGTCCCGCGCTGATGCTCGGCGGTCTCGCGCTCGGCTATCTGCCGGCGTTTGCGTCGCACTGGGTCTTCGAGAAGAATCAGCCCAAGACGCTGGAGCATCCGGCGCTGTCGTTTTGCGGCGACTTCGTGATGGTCTATCAACTCCTAACAGGTAAAATCGAACAGACCGGCGACTAG
- a CDS encoding choice-of-anchor tandem repeat GloVer-containing protein, which produces MSPDQGPWLCGQPPSAARRGDDSPALGSSYKSLYKFKAGNDGGYPYGALVVLGGKLYGTTDQGGKFGYGTVFELSKSGQERVVYSFGGNTDGGYPCSGLTVANGKLYGTTQSGGTHGWGTIFEVSAAGSERLVYSFKAGNDGAAPYAGVLYHKGNFYGTTVEGGTKGWGTIFETSATGRERVLYSFKAGTKDGGYPYGDLIAVNDTFYGTTKEGGSTGWGTVFTVSPVGSEKVFYNFKAGTKDGGYPFDGLTVLDGKLFGTTKEGGSAGWGTVFVVDLSRQEHLVYSFKSGSDGGYPYARLTALNGMLYGTTLEGNKKNWGTVFRVGPTGGERVLYGFQAGHDGASPFGQLTYFDGKFYGTTQGGGVNGGWGTAFSIGR; this is translated from the coding sequence ATGTCGCCAGACCAAGGGCCATGGTTGTGTGGCCAGCCGCCGTCCGCGGCACGCCGCGGCGACGATTCGCCGGCGCTCGGTTCCAGTTATAAGTCGCTCTACAAATTCAAGGCCGGGAACGACGGCGGCTATCCGTATGGCGCACTCGTCGTGCTGGGCGGCAAGCTCTACGGTACGACCGACCAAGGCGGGAAATTCGGATACGGAACCGTCTTCGAACTCAGCAAGAGCGGTCAGGAACGCGTGGTCTACAGCTTCGGCGGGAACACCGACGGCGGGTATCCGTGCTCGGGCCTCACGGTGGCGAACGGCAAGCTGTACGGAACAACGCAGTCCGGCGGCACGCACGGCTGGGGCACCATCTTCGAGGTGTCCGCCGCGGGGAGCGAGCGCCTCGTCTACAGCTTCAAGGCCGGCAACGACGGCGCCGCGCCCTACGCGGGCGTTCTCTATCACAAAGGAAACTTTTATGGCACGACGGTCGAGGGCGGCACGAAGGGATGGGGGACGATCTTCGAGACGTCGGCGACCGGTCGCGAGCGCGTGCTCTACAGCTTCAAGGCCGGCACCAAGGATGGCGGCTATCCGTATGGCGACCTCATCGCGGTCAACGACACGTTCTACGGCACGACGAAGGAGGGCGGAAGCACCGGATGGGGCACGGTCTTCACCGTAAGCCCGGTCGGCAGCGAAAAAGTGTTCTATAATTTCAAGGCCGGAACCAAGGACGGCGGCTATCCGTTCGATGGGCTCACCGTTCTCGACGGCAAGCTCTTCGGCACCACGAAGGAGGGCGGCAGCGCGGGCTGGGGCACCGTGTTCGTCGTCGACCTTTCGCGTCAAGAGCACTTGGTGTACTCGTTCAAGAGCGGTTCCGACGGAGGCTATCCCTACGCGCGTCTCACGGCGCTCAACGGCATGTTGTACGGCACGACCCTGGAAGGCAACAAGAAGAACTGGGGAACGGTGTTTCGGGTCGGGCCGACCGGCGGCGAGCGCGTGTTGTACGGCTTCCAAGCCGGTCACGACGGCGCATCTCCCTTCGGACAGCTGACGTACTTCGACGGAAAGTTCTACGGCACGACGCAAGGCGGTGGCGTCAACGGCGGATGGGGAACCGCCTTTAGCATCGGGCGGTAA
- a CDS encoding CoA pyrophosphatase, with translation MIAIFADEPHGVVFVKRAGHLRRNPGQIGLPGGMTDPIDGADPATTAVRELYEELGVRPTAIRVVGQLEQQRQVSGGVAVTPVVGVLEPRTPLHVDRTETIGAFTVPLAAIVAPGKIYEDPALGTGDRTLYALDHEGRHIWGLTARILKVFADEWNARSALRQRIEAALQGGGKK, from the coding sequence ATGATTGCCATCTTTGCAGACGAGCCGCACGGAGTCGTCTTCGTCAAGCGCGCCGGCCATCTGCGGCGCAATCCCGGTCAAATCGGACTACCCGGAGGCATGACCGATCCGATCGACGGCGCGGATCCGGCGACGACCGCAGTACGCGAACTTTACGAAGAGCTCGGCGTGCGGCCCACGGCGATCCGCGTGGTCGGGCAACTCGAGCAACAACGGCAGGTTTCCGGCGGCGTCGCGGTCACGCCGGTCGTCGGCGTGCTCGAGCCGCGTACGCCGCTGCACGTCGACCGAACGGAGACGATCGGAGCATTTACGGTTCCGCTTGCGGCGATCGTCGCTCCGGGCAAAATATACGAAGATCCTGCGCTAGGCACGGGCGACAGGACGTTGTACGCGCTGGACCACGAAGGCCGGCACATTTGGGGGCTGACAGCGAGAATTCTGAAGGTCTTCGCTGATGAGTGGAACGCGCGATCGGCGTTGCGGCAAAGAATCGAAGCGGCACTTCAAGGAGGAGGCAAAAAGTAA